ACAACCCCTTGATTTCAGACGTCTGGCCTACAggactgtgaaagaataaatttctgttattttaaccCCCTCCAAATCCCCACTggattgtacacttgaaaagggTCAATTTTATGATGCATGAATTATATCGCAATAaagcttttgtttgtgtgtgtgttttggctttatttggtttggtttgttttttttcccagctttatgaGACATAATTGACTCATAACATTGTGTATGTTCAAGGTGTACAAAGTGTTGGTTTGATAAATGTTTATATGGCAAAATGATGACTGCCATAGCATAGCTACCACCTGCATGCCCTCACATAGTCACCcgttcttttttgtggtgagagcatttaagatctactttcttagaaCATTCAAGTACTtaataacacagtattgttagctataaTCATCATGCTAGACATTAGAGCCCCAGAACTTAAGCTTACAACTCTAAGTTTAGATCCTTTTGACCCTTTGcctaacatctccccatttcccccaacccccaacccctggtaaccaccactctattctctatttctctgAATTCGACTTtgctagattctacatatgagtaAGAACATACTgggtttgtctttctttgtctgacatctcacttaacataatgccctcggggtccatccatgttgtcacaaatggcagggtttccttttctctcatgAAGGAATAATACTTCATTGAGTATATATCCATTGAACGTCCCTTAGATTGTTTCCAGATCTTGGCTATTGTGTGTAACtatgcaatgaacatgggaggcCAGATGTCTCTGTGAGAGCCTAATTTCTCACAGAGAAACACCTCAACAAAGctgtttaaaagagaaagagacaaagtttccctgatggtgcagtggttgagagtccgtctgccgatgcagagaacacgggttcgtgccccggtccggaaagatcccacatgccgcagagcggctgggcccgtgagccatggccaccgagcctgacgcatccggagcctgtgccccacaaggggagaggccacggcagtgagaggcccgcgtaccacacacagaaaagaaaaagataaggcTATTTTTTcttgggctttttgtttttttgcccatGCCTTTTGTCATGCAGGGATCTTACTtcccccgatcagggattgaatcagtgccccctccattgggagagcagagttttaaccactggaccaccagggaagtccctaggctatttttttcttgaaatgaaaaTACTCTCTGGGTGAGATGCTGGCCTCTGGGTGCAGGGCACCCATTATACACAGAAGGCACTGTGCCCAGGGCCccgaaaacattttcatttcgtTTAAAAGTACAAGAAACCTGAAAATATAATgtgaatatataataatgaatccatcttggttcacaaaatatttttaatattttcctatgGAAGAAAAATTCCACAGAGGCAAAAGTACCTAGAGCCCATAGAAGTCAAAAGCAGGCTTGCTCCTAGGTAATTTGTCAGGAAATCGGTCACAGCTGTCACACGCTGCAGAGAAAGAACCAGGATTGGGACTCTCATCAGCGTCCCCACTCCTAGGTCTAGAAATGCCCCCCAACCCAGAACCCCCAGAGCAGGCAGAGCCTGGCATAGGAAAGCTCCATTAGCTTCCAAAACGCCAAGGGCCTAAACGCTGGGACATCCTTATATAAGAAGAACAGTGGGGTGTCCTAAGGGATGGGTGTGGCAACTTAGCGTTTGGAGGCTTGAAGAACTGTGGGTGGGGGAGACCTCCACGGAGGGAGCATCCTGCAGGTCTCCCCACCTGAAAGCCCTACACTGACCTGGAAGCAGGAGAACCTTCTGATGCCGTGAGTGTAGCCTTCTTGAAGAGAGGCGTAAGGGGGTGCCTCAGgaccctccccacctttccccttccctctggaCAGAGGGCTGGGTTGCTCTCCCCTAGATTCTGGGAGGACACAGGCAGGGCACTCAGAGGACAGGGGAAAGGGTCTGCTCGGGCATCCCACTGAGCAATGGCCAGTGGCTGACCCTACACACACCCCACCTCCCCTTACCCATCTCCCTTTTCAGGCTCCTCTGGGTCTGTCCCTGCTCACCAGCTGGACTAGGTCCGCAGGTTAAGTCCCAAAGTGCCAGGAAGACTGGGGTGCTTGCTCCAGGAGTGCCATCACAGGCCTCCTGGCCACCCACCCAGGTGCCAACCTGGGGCCTGCTAGCCTCTACGACTCCACCCCCGCCACACATCCAGCAGACCCTACCTGTTCATCTTTGGGCACCTGCCTGCCCTCTTCCTGCCACCCCACTGCACTCCAGGTCAGATCCTCACCGTCCCACCTGCAGTGGCCAGCagcttcctgcctcttccccaggGTCCAGATCTCTTTGAAGTCCAGGCCTTTAACAAATCACCACTCTATTCAAAACCTTCAATACCCACCGCACACCCATAGCTTAGAAGCAGGGCTTTTAAACATTCCCTGGAAccctttcttaaaagaaaacataacgcAGGAGGCTGGTCCACGCAAAATACAGAGCTCTGGCTAAAACAGGGTAAGTGGCCAGAAGCTGTCCTGTCTGAGCCACCACGCCACCATGGGCAAGCCCCTAAGCTACCTCTGAGAACCCACTAGAGCTCTTGTAGTTCAACATCAACTAGATCCTATCAGACTGGCTAAAACTTTTTCAAACAATACTGCCTAAGGCTGTCCAGGATGCTGGATCATTTACCACTAATGGGAAGTGTGAATTGTTACTGCTGTCGTGGAAAGTAATACAGCAATAGCTATTTAAACTAAGTATGTATATGCCCTTCAAGCCAGCAGTTTCACTCCTGGGATTctgtactaaataaataaaaccatcagTCCTTAAGAATGTGTATACAGAGATGTTTATTCAGCAATATTATTATTGCTTGTAGTGAAAAAGTTGGGGGTAGGAAATGCCCACCACTAGGGAAATAGGAAATGATCAGATAAATTTTGGTGCTTCTGTACCGTGGAATAAcctacagccattaaaaagaaggatttagggcttccctggtggcgcaatggttgagagtccgcctgccaatgcaggggacacgggttcgtgccccagtctgggaggatcccacatgccgcggagcggagcggctgggcccgtgagccatggccgctgagcctacgtgtccggagcctgtgctccacaatgggagaggccacagcagtgagaggcccgcgtattgaaaaaaaaaaaaaaaaaaaaaaaggatttagacCTCTACCAGTTGACTTGAAGGGATTTTCGTGATATATTGTTAAATggagaaaacataaaatgagagaaatatatatatatatatatatatatatatcatgattCCATGTTTATAACGCAATTACATCATACACATGTCTTATATGTGGAACTATATTTATACAGTGTTTTAGAAAGCTATGGAATAAGGCATCCTAGTTTATTAACACTGGTTATTTGagtgcaagaaaataaaacttgtcaGTGAATTTCTCAGTGCCCCAGTACAAACCCTAGCCTCCTGGGACTCTTCACAGGCCTTGAGGATTAGACTCATAGCCATTTGTGTCGTTAATTGCTTGATCCAAAAGGATAATAAAACTTCTCTTGTTTCCCAAAGAGAGAGAGTCAAATGCTTACCACCTGCAGTAGGTCCCAAGGTTAAGCCCCAAGGAGCTCAGGAGACCGGAAAGCTCCTCTCTAGGTATTTATACTTCAAAAGAGATGAAGACTCAGTATTTAGAGATCTCTAGGACCTAAAAACTGGAGACTCCTGGAGCTATCTGGTTCCTAGAGAAATTTTATTTACGTTCCAGAGAGTGGTGTTAGGATTTAGCACCGCAACATTCCCAAGGAGACCCtttcagaaggagaggagaaccGGTTCCCTTTCCCTCTTTATAAGTAGTGAAAAACCATCTTTCCTTGTCACTTGCCTTTGAATGTCTGGTCCTTGAATGAGACCTAGCCCAAGATAAGACCCAGGCCAAGGCAGCCCTGACTCACTGATTATTTCTATAAGTCATTTTGTACACTCTCAATATGTGATTAAAACATTTAAGAGGAAAACATGAAGAAGAAATGGCCAAACTATGTCATGATGTGATAAGCACTAATGAACTGGCAAAGGGAATGGAGAGGGCCCAGTTCTGAATTTACAGTTTGCCCTGGGTGGAAGCACTTAGTCCTCTATTGGTCTTTTCACTTGTTCAACAGGGTTAATAATACATACTACACATAAACCTTCTGAGCATCACAAAAGAATGGATATGAAAGTgccttgtaaaaataaaagtgctaTACAAACGTACAGTGGCTTTATTCCCGACAGTATCAGATATGCTTGGCAGAGAACAAAGAGCTACATACTGTGACTTAGTCCAAAACCCCTCCCACTGGGGCCCGCCCCAGCTTACAGACATGGGCTGTGGTGCAGCTCTTTCAGCTTCCTGGGTGTCAGGCTGACTAGGTTGTAGGATTAATGCCCATTTATGCACAACGAGGGAAAAAGGAGCCTCAGCGAGGGGCATGGAGGAACGCAGAGCCACTTCCACCAGTGGCCCGGATCTGCCTCAGCAAGGGGACAGGGTGTGAAGCCCCCAGCTCACATCTGCACGTCTCCGTCTGCCCTAAGCCCAGGCCCCTGTTCCACAGAGTGAACTAAAGGCCTCATTTCCATTACATCAGTTGGATGCAAATGCAATAAAAAGTGACCAGTCTGTGCCCCATCCACACACAGTCCCACCCTTTGAGTAGAGCACCCACCATGTTCCATTGTAAATACTgcttcctcccaccatccctcaaAAAAGCCTTAAAGACCACACCCTCAAAGCAAACAAAAGATTTGTTACatgtttgggggtttgttttatcttttaaatccGTGTTCCTGTTCCCCTCCACTATTATGGAAAGGCAGCCGCTAAAGGACACGCCTGTTTATTTAGCAGGTGAACTGTGCACGTTTACCGATTCTCCTAAAGCTCTCGCCTGCCCACCCACCAGAGCTCCCTGCAGATGTATGACCGAAGGCCTTGTCTGAGCAGCCCCTCCCTGGGCAGGGCAGTAGGTCTTCACCCACTGAAAtgacccctcctccctctttgtACGAAGGTCTTCTAGGCCCTGAAagcgggaggggcgggggacaGGGTTCAGATTGTTTGTCTTTGCAAACCGCCTTCCTTTCATGGACTTGCTCGTGGCACGTGCGTCTTAGGTAAAGGCTGAGTTGCGAGTTGCTTTATTGGGGGGTTAATTGCTGGGAGCCAAGAGATCCCCCGGCTGACATTCCCAGAGCACCAAGTGGTGTTTCTCTCTTCACTGGAAGGGCTCCACCTTGGCTCCCTCCGCCACTGGCCCCTCCCTAGGGGTTCGAGAAAACCAACCACAACGGCCCCGCGGCGTCCTGCTCTCTGTCCACACGAGGGCGCTCGCTCCACGCCCCACTATGCTGGCCGCCGCGACGCCGGGAAGGTATCTTTGCGGGGGCGGATAGAGCCAAGGCTTGGACACGGCTGTGCAGACCGGGAGCTCAGCCTGGGTCCCTTCCTGGTTCCCAGCTGTGCCAGTCCCTAGTCCCTGCGGGGAAGGAGAGGCCACTAGAGGGACGCCAAGAGGTGAGGTTTCCAGCCCTCTTGGGACTGTTGGCTCATCCCCACCCCCTGGAGGAAGAAGACTCAATTCATCGGAGTTGGGCCCCCTGGGAAGTGGGGAGGTGAGTAAGAGGGGAAGGAGGATATGGTCTCCCTCTGGGGTCCCCAGAGCCTACAGAGGAACTTGCCTGGCATACGCTAGGCCTGGAGGGGACAGAACTGCCCCATGGCCCTGAAACACAATTTACCCGCTTCCCCTACCCGCCTGCCTGAAAACGCTAATGCAAACAGTGAACTCAGACAATAATTCAATTAGTCATTTTCCCTGATGGAGGCTGAGAGCCAGGCTTGGCTCTGGTGGAATACCTGGGGTGATTCTTTCTGCTGAGGCCGTAGGCATGGACTGGCTCAATATTGACAGAAAGGCTTGAAGGCGCAGGTGCCCAGCCCCGGAGACCCCACCACTCCACCCCGAGGACCCTCAGCCCACCCCTTTCATGAACACCCCATGAGTCATGTATTCGCACAGCTGCCAGCTTCTCAGACCACCACCCCTGGCACAAAGGACCCTGTCCCTGAATGCAGGGACAGACTCTTAAAGCGTGCCTCCCACCTTTGACCAACCAGGGCATAGACAGCAGAATCGAACTCAACCATACAGCGTCCGTCCGCAGTGGTCTCCGACAGAATAGCAGAACACTCCCCGGCCAGGCTCTGGGAATGCCAGATATGCCTTCTCTGCCCCCATTTCACTGTGGTGAGAAAGTGGACCGGCCCCGCCCCAAGGCCCTTCTGGCCCTTCCCCTCTCACCACGCCCAGAGGAAAAACACGTCTTTGTCTTCAGAGACCCTGCTAGGACTATCTCTGCCACACTCTGGACTCATCACAGCCTGGCTCAAGCACCATTTCCTTCTCCAAGCCCATCTCAGAACCCCTTTCACGGGGGACCACCTGAGCCTTTCCTTAAGATGGCTTCACCCAGAGTGGGcatctttttctaattcacataAAGGCAACTTAATGAGCTCATAACCGCTTTGTTAGGGTGCATCCACCATTTTGTGGACCCTCCCACCAGCTCCCCTGGCCTGGTGAGTCACTGAGTCACTCCCAGAGGTAACTGTGAGAAAACCCTCTGGTGGCGATGTAGCACCAAGCAGAGGAGGAAACGGAAATCATTGGGAAGCCAGGACACAGGGATagatttaaccaaaaaaaaaatttattgtacaATTACCCACCACTAGACAGGCCAGCTAGAGGGTGTCTCCACCTTCCCAATTTATTTTCAGCCCCGGAGGATGTCATTGTAGATCATGGCCAAGGCCCCCAGGAAGGTGACATATTCTTGGAAGTTCACCACCTGGTCCTTGTTCCGGTCCAGGTCGTCCATCAGCTTTGCAATTTCAGCATCCTGCAGCTTCTAACGTGTTAGAATGGGAAATCCAGACTCAATGGTTTTGAGACCTTGGGTTCTCTGCCTTTCCCCCTCCCAGGCAGCCCCCTCTCATACAAATGGCTCTGTGCTCACTTGTCACCAAAGATCCAAGCCCACTTTGGGTTCACTTGGCTTTACTTCTCCTCTGTTCCTCACTCAGGAGGAGTGAATACCAGGCTACCAGTTTCCCCAGCCCCTCAGGGGTGTGGACCAGTGGTCCAGTAAGGCACATGGTCTAGGGCCCCAGAATGTGGGTAAGCCTGAGTCATGCACCTGGCACCTCAACCTCTCCGAATCCTGCTTCTAAAGGgcgagaggtggggagagggggcctGGGGAGGCTCACTCACCGCGCCAATGGTGAGCTCCTTCTGGATCAGCTCCTTCAGTTCACTCTTGCTCAGGGTGTTCTTGTCACCCTCCTGACTGGAGTACTTGTGGAAGATGGTCACCAGGAGGCCAATAGCCTGATCCAGGGGGCACGCCATGGCTGAAGGCTGGGCTCAGAGCTGAGGGCAGAGAGGCTGCTCAGAGCCCTGGATAGCAGGGCCTTCTCACTCACCCATACCCCCCAACTCCCTTTGACTACCCGTGCCAAACCACTAAGTGTCAGGTGACATCAGGAGACAGCCCAGGGCTTGtagaggagggagagggcagagtCTAAGGCCAAGAGGTGAGTGCCCTACAGAGGACCAGAGCAGAGGTGGTTCAAGAATTCTAAGGAACAAAGAACCACAGCTGAGAACTGTCTTCCAGGGGTTCCAAGAAAAGTTGGGTAATATGTTGTGAGTGAGGGTGGAGGCTGCACACCCAGccctacacacacacagcctcacaGGACCACACACTGCGGCACGGACACACCCCGGGACACACTCTCCCAACCCCAGAAGGGCCACAGTGGGGAGCCGCCCCACCGGATGCCTTAGCCCGGGGCCGGCCCGGCCGCTCCCGCCTCTCCCTGCCGGCCCCAGTCTGGATGCGGGCGGACTAACCCGGGGCGGGCCGGCCCCGAAGGACGGGAGCTGCCCTGCCTAGCGAGGACTCACCGCGGCTGCAGCGAAGCGAGAAGGAGCGGCCGAGGGGGATGGCCGTGTGGCCAGCCCGCCAGCCTTATAGCGGCGCTTCCGGGAGGCCGGCCGCCCACTGCCCGCCCGCGCCCCACCCTGCCCGCCCTTTACACAACATCCTCGCCCCAAAACTTTCCACGCCTCCTGCCCCGGGGCTGTTCGGGGCTCCGCGGGGCGGGGGCGCCGAGGGGAGACCGCGGCCAGCCCAGTGACCTCGAGCTCCCACCTAATCTCCAAAACTCAGTTTGCCCCCCGTCGCGATGTGACAAGAGGAGGAGGCGGAGAGCCGGGCAGTGTcagagtgtgtgtctgtgtgtgtgtgtgtgtgtgtgtgtgtgtgtgtgtgtgtgtgtgtagggggaagGGCGGGGAGAAGGGTGCCGCTCCCCGGCGCCGGGGGAAACGGGGGCGAACCCTAGATGAAGGACGGGGAGCAGCCAGTGGTCTACAGGATACGATTTAAAGGACACCTAGAACACACATCCCCCCAGGGAAAAATACCACCACCCTCgatcccttcccccatccccccacctgaATTCCACCCGCAGCCTCTTGCCCATtgaagtgcacacacacaccagagtcAAGCCCCGTAAGTGTCATTAGTTATTTACCCTCCAATGCAAAGTCTGTCCGATCCTCTCCCAAGAAAGGATTCTGATacggggagggaggtggggagagcggAAAGCCCTGGATCCCAGAGATGATGGTAGGGCTTGTTGCTGGGGGGGAAAcggaggagaaggaaagggggcCGGTGTGGAGGTCAAGGCCAGACTCCCCCTTCTTACCAGTGTCCTCAGTGGGGGCCTCCTGTGAGCTGGTGGCAAGTCAGAGAGGCCTGTCCACCACTGCCCTCAGGGACCGCATCCCAGCCACCCCCAGTGTCCTCACTCTCAGAGCACTTTCCCCCTTAGCTTTCTCTGCATATTTGCAGCATTCCCTGGAGGCAAGCAAAAGCCTGATCCCACTTCCTCATTTTCCTGGAGGGCCAAACTAAGCCTGGATAAGATTAGTCACCTCTGCACTGAAGAACAGGAAGTGGGGTGGAAACCCAGAACGCGAACACCCAGAGGCTGCCCACCCACTTAAGGAGAAGCTCTGCctggtcccaccccacccccagccaaggTGGACAAGAATGTTCCAAACCAGCCCTGGACACCTGGAATCAAAAACCTTTATTTCCTCTGCTGGAAGGGAAGGCTGAAGCAGGGTCCATCTGGGAGGGAGAAGAAGGC
The genomic region above belongs to Phocoena sinus isolate mPhoSin1 chromosome 1, mPhoSin1.pri, whole genome shotgun sequence and contains:
- the LOC116747130 gene encoding protein S100-A6; translation: MACPLDQAIGLLVTIFHKYSSQEGDKNTLSKSELKELIQKELTIGAKLQDAEIAKLMDDLDRNKDQVVNFQEYVTFLGALAMIYNDILRG